From the genome of Epinephelus lanceolatus isolate andai-2023 chromosome 23, ASM4190304v1, whole genome shotgun sequence, one region includes:
- the LOC117262889 gene encoding histone H2A-like: protein MSGRGKTTGKVRAKAKTRSSRAGLQFPVGRVHRLLRKGNYAERVGAGAPVYLAAVLEYLTAEILELAGNAARDNKKTRIIPRHLQLAVRNDEELNKLLGKVTIAQGGVLPNIQAVLLPKKTDKAAKAK from the coding sequence ATGTCTGGTCGCGGGAAAACCACCGGGAAAGTCAGAGCCAAGGCAAAGACCCGCTCCTCTCGTGCCGGCCTTCAGTTCCCAGTCGGCCGTGTTCACAGGCTGCTGCGTAAAGGAAACTATGCGGAGCGTGTCGGTGCCGGAGCCCCCGTGTACCTGGCGGCGGTGCTGGAGTATCTGACCGCTGAGATCCTGGAGCTGGCTGGAAACGCCGCCCGCGACAACAAGAAGACCAGGATCATCCCCCGTCACCTGCAGCTGGCTGTCCGCAACGACGAGGAGCTCAACAAGCTGCTGGGCAAAGTCACCATCGCTCAGGGCGGCGTGCTGCCCAACATCCAGGCTGTGCTGCTGCCCAAGAAGACCGACAAGGCCGCCAAGGCCAAGTAA
- the LOC144461755 gene encoding histone H1-like → MAEVAPAPAPAAAAAAPPKAAKPAKKRSPATKKSSPSVSELIVKAVAASKERGGVSTAALKKGLAAGGYDVDKNKARVKTAIKKLVEKGTLVQVKGTGASGSFKMSKKADAPKAKKPAAKKAVKAKKPAAAKKPAAKKPAAAKKTAAAKKAASPKKAAKKPTKPAAAKKATKNTKSPAKPAKKAAKSPAKPKVSKKAPKKAAAKKPAKKAAPKKNFRD, encoded by the exons ATGGCAGAAgtagctccagctccagctccagccgccgccgctgctgcgCCGCCCAAAGCGGCTAAACCAGCCAAGAAGAGGTCTCCCGCAACGAAGAAGAGCAGCCCCAGCGTCAGCGAGCTGATCGTTAAGGCTGTGGCCGCATCCAAGGAGCGAGGCGGCGTGTCTACGGCCGCCCTGAAGAAGGGTCTGGCTGCCGGCGGCTACGATGTGGACAAGAACAAGGCCCGCGTCAAGACCGCCATCAAAAAGCTGGTGGAGAAGGGGACCCTGGTTCAGGTCAAGGGGACCGGGGCCTCCGGCTCCTTCAAGATGAGCAAGAAGGCAGACGCCCCCAAGGCCAAGAAGCCAGCGGCCAAGAAAGCTGTTAAAGCTAAGAAGCCCGCAGCCGCCAAGAAGCCCGCAGCCAAGAAACCTGCAGCGGCCAAGAAGACTGCGGCAGCCAAGAAGGCAGCTTCCCCGAAGAAAGCCGCCAAGAAGCCCACGAAACCCGCAGCGGCCAAGAAAGCAACCAAGAACACCAAGAGCCCTGCAAAGCCCGCAAAGAAGGCTGCTAAGTCCCCCGCTAAACCTAAGGTGTCCAAGAAGGCACCTAAGAAAGCTGCCGCCAAGAAGCCTGCCAAGAAAGCAGCACCCAAGAAGAA CTTCAGGGACTGA
- the LOC144461752 gene encoding histone H3-like, whose product MARTKQTARKSTGGKAPRKQLATKAARKSAPATGGVKKPHRYRPGTVALREIRRYQKSTELLIRKLPFQRLVREIAQDFKTDLRFQSSAVMALQESSEAYLVGLFEDTNLCAIHAKRVTIMPKDIQLARRIRGERA is encoded by the coding sequence ATGGCAAGAACCAAGCAGACCGCCCGTAAGTCCACCGGAGGCAAAGCCCCCAGGAAGCAGCTGGCCACCAAGGCTGCCCGTAAGAGCGCGCCGGCCACCGGCGGCGTGAAGAAGCCTCACCGTTACAGGCCCGGTACCGTGGCTCTGAGAGAGATCCGCCGCTACCAGAAGTCCACCGAGCTGCTGATCCGCAAGCTGCCCTTCCAGCGCCTGGTCAGGGAGATCGCTCAGGACTTCAAGACCGACCTGCGCTTCCAGAGCTCCGCCGTCATGGCTCTGCAGGAGTCCAGCGAGGCTTATCTGGTAGGTCTCTTCGAGGACACCAACCTGTGCGCCATCCACGCCAAGCGGGTCACCATCATGCCCAAAGACATCCAGCTGGCCCGCAGGATCCGCGGAGAGAGGGCTTAA
- the LOC144461748 gene encoding histone H2B 1/2-like, translated as MPETAVKAAKKGSKKGATKNVSKSGSKKRRTKRRESYAIYVYKVLKQVHPDTGISSKAMGIMNSFVSDIFERIAGEASRLAHYNKRSTITSREIQTAVRLLLPGELAKHAVSEGTKAVTKYTSSK; from the coding sequence ATGCCTGAAACTGCAGTCAAAGCGGCCAAGAAGGGCTCAAAGAAAGGCGCCACAAAGAACGTCAGCAAGAGCGGCAGTAAGAAGAGGAGGACTAAGAGGAGGGAGAGCTACGCCATCTACGTGTACAAGGTGCTCAAGCAGGTCCACCCCGACACCGGCATCTCCTCCAAGGCCATGGGCATCATGAACTCGTTTGTCAGCGACATCTTTGAGCGCATCGCCGGTGAGGCCTCCCGTCTGGCTCACTACAACAAGCGCTCCaccatcacttccagggagATCCAGACCGCCGTCCGCCTGCTGCTGCCCGGTGAGCTGGCCAAGCACGCCGTGTCTGAGGGCACCAAGGCCGTCACCAAGTACACCAGCTCCAAGTAG
- the LOC117249465 gene encoding histone H2B 1/2-like, which translates to MPETAVKAAKKGSKKGATKNVSKSGSKKRRTKRRESYAIYVYKVLKQVHPDTGISSKAMGIMNSFVSDIFERIAGEASRLAHYNKRSTITSREIQTAVRLLLPGELAKHAVSEGTKAVTKYTSSK; encoded by the coding sequence ATGCCTGAAACTGCAGTCAAAGCGGCCAAGAAGGGCTCAAAGAAAGGCGCCACAAAGAACGTCAGCAAGAGCGGCAGTAAGAAGAGGAGGACCAAGAGGAGGGAGAGCTACGCCATCTACGTGTACAAGGTGCTGAAGCAGGTCCACCCCGACACCGGCATCTCCTCCAAGGCCATGGGCATCATGAACTCGTTTGTCAGCGACATCTTTGAGCGCATCGCCGGTGAGGCCTCCCGTCTGGCTCACTACAACAAGCGCTCCaccatcacttccagggagATCCAGACCGCCGTCCGCCTGCTGCTGCCCGGTGAGCTGGCCAAGCACGCCGTGTCTGAGGGCACCAAGGCCGTCACCAAGTACACCAGCTCCAAGTAG
- the LOC117249469 gene encoding histone H4, with protein MSGRGKGGKGLGKGGAKRHRKVLRDNIQGITKPAIRRLARRGGVKRISGLIYEETRGVLKVFLENVIRDAVTYTEHAKRKTVTAMDVVYALKRQGRTLYGFGG; from the coding sequence ATGAGTGGTCGCGGCAAGGGAGGCAAAGGACTCGGTAAAGGAGGCGCTAAGCGTCACCGTAAAGTTCTCCGTGATAACATCCAGGGAATCACCAAACCCGCCATCCGCCGTCTGGCTCGCCGCGGCGGTGTGAAGCGTATCTCCGGTCTCATCTACGAGGAGACCCGCGGGGTGCTCAAGGTCTTCCTGGAGAACGTCATCCGTGACGCCGTCACCTACACCGAGCACGCCAAGAGGAAGACGGTCACCGCCATGGATGTGGTGTACGCTCTCAAGAGGCAGGGCCGCACCCTGTACGGCTTCGGAGGTTAA